Within Pseudomonas sp. LBUM920, the genomic segment ACATTGCGCGGTATTCCGCTGTTGGGTTGCCTGCTGGGTACGCTCGGTTGCCACGGGCAATCGCCTGCCCCGCCGCCGATTCCCAAGGGCGATTACGGCGCGATCATCCGTTACCTGCAAGCGCGTATTCCGCGTGAAATGGGCCGGGAAAATGTGCCGGGCCTGTCCATTGCGCTGGTCAATGGCCAGGAGCTGATCTGGGCGCGCGGCTTCGGCATGGCCGACAAAGCCCAGGGCGTGCCGGTGACAGCCAATACGGCGTTTCGCGCTGGCGGCATCTCCAAACTGCTCACGGCCACGGCGGCCTTGCAGTTGGTCGAGCAACAGCGTCTGTCGCTGGATGCGCCGATCCAGCAGAGCCTGCGCGAGTTCCATGTCCGCTCGCGCTTTCACGACGACCCGGCGGCAGCGGACCGCGCGATCACCTTGCGCCGCTTGCTCAGTCACCAGTCCGGCTTGCCCAGCGAACACTTGCGCGACCTGCGCAGCACCTTCGCCATGGGCCAGATGCCGATGCGTGTATCCGGTGTGTGGCTGAGCAGCCCACCGGGTGCCCAGGTGGCCTACTCCAACCTGGGTTATTCGTTGGTCGGCGCCGCCATCGAACGCAGCAGCGGCAAAGCTTTTGAAGCGCAGTTGCAAGGCAGCCTGCTCAAGCCACTGGAGATGAACCAGTCGAGTTTTGTCGGTACCGGTGCGCAGATGAGTTACCGCGCGCTGGGCTACGAAGACGGCGTCGCCAGTGCCGATGCGCAAGTGCGCGACCTCGCTGCCGGCGGTTTGTGGGCAAGCCCGAAAGACCTCAGCCGCTACGTGCAGATGCTGTTTGCGCATGGGCTCTACAAAGGCAACCGGGTCATCGGCAGCGCGTCGATCGATGAGATGTTCACCCAGCAAAACACCGGCAATGCGCTGGACTTCGATTGCCAGGTGGGCCTTGGCTGGTTCCTGGCACCCTGTGGCGATGAACCGGTTGCCCCGGGGATACGCACGTATCAGCACAGCGGGGGTGGCGACGATTTTGCCGCGCAACTGAGCGTGCTGCCCGATCAGCAAATGGCCGTGATCATCATGGCCAATGACAGTAACGCCGAAGACCTGGTGGCCAGCCTTGCCACCGACGCCCTGCGCTTGATGCTGCAAGCGCAGACCGGCCAAGCGGTCTGCGCCGACGACTGCCAGGCACCCAGTCACGGGCTCAAATTGCGTCACGTGCCGGCTGCCATCGACCGCAAGCGCCTGGCCGGCTTTTATGCCACGGCCTGGGGCGTGTTCCGGATCAAGGATGAGCCTCATCAGCTGTCGGGCGAGTTGGCCGGTTTGAGCTTCGAGTTGTTACGCGACGATCAGGGCTGGCTGCGCGCGCAGAAAAAAATCTTCGGTTTCTGGCTCAAGGACCTCGGCGACCTGGGCCGCGTGCAGCTTGATGTGGTGAAGGTGCAGGGGCGCCAGATGCTCACTGCGCGCACTCACGGCCAACGCATCGCCATCGGCGAGCGCATCGACCCGACGCCGCTGCCCCTGGCCTGGGCCGACACCATCGGCACGTATCAAGTGCTCAACACCCACGAGCCCGATGCACCGTTGAGCGGCATCAGCGTGCGCCTGGAACAAGGATTTCTGGTGATTCGCGGCCAGTTGCGCGACGAGCCGCTGACCGACTACATCCTG encodes:
- a CDS encoding serine hydrolase; its protein translation is MFCTLRGIPLLGCLLGTLGCHGQSPAPPPIPKGDYGAIIRYLQARIPREMGRENVPGLSIALVNGQELIWARGFGMADKAQGVPVTANTAFRAGGISKLLTATAALQLVEQQRLSLDAPIQQSLREFHVRSRFHDDPAAADRAITLRRLLSHQSGLPSEHLRDLRSTFAMGQMPMRVSGVWLSSPPGAQVAYSNLGYSLVGAAIERSSGKAFEAQLQGSLLKPLEMNQSSFVGTGAQMSYRALGYEDGVASADAQVRDLAAGGLWASPKDLSRYVQMLFAHGLYKGNRVIGSASIDEMFTQQNTGNALDFDCQVGLGWFLAPCGDEPVAPGIRTYQHSGGGDDFAAQLSVLPDQQMAVIIMANDSNAEDLVASLATDALRLMLQAQTGQAVCADDCQAPSHGLKLRHVPAAIDRKRLAGFYATAWGVFRIKDEPHQLSGELAGLSFELLRDDQGWLRAQKKIFGFWLKDLGDLGRVQLDVVKVQGRQMLTARTHGQRIAIGERIDPTPLPLAWADTIGTYQVLNTHEPDAPLSGISVRLEQGFLVIRGQLRDEPLTDYILLPVDNAHAVLAGNGYGLGDTVSRQVNGLSASGYAFKRTNSPHNRLNF